In the Cololabis saira isolate AMF1-May2022 chromosome 7, fColSai1.1, whole genome shotgun sequence genome, one interval contains:
- the klb gene encoding beta-klotho, with amino-acid sequence MQNHPFPPTYFSLSLLLLVLSWNHAVCFSGKGRSIWQKPKPNPVIGDESFLQDIFPSGFLWGSGTSAFQTEGAWNLDGKGTSIWDHFTHSSGISNFTGDTADVASDSYNNWKEDVDALEYLGVRSYCFSLSWPRLFPDGNAADEPNAAAVQHYSRLIDRLLEKNIEPIVTLYHWDLPQVLQEEYGGWKNKTLVGLFEAYADFCFRTFGSRVRYWLTMNNPYLVAVQGYGTGVHAPGEKGGLSVSLIVAHNLIRAHAKAWHIYNALFRATQRGKVSIVLGSHWVEPQRGQASATNVALCQQSMEAVLGWFANPILGEGDYPVSLKQKYELLLPRFTPEEQLWVRKTADFFALSFGPNNLRLGRNLLNYGQTVTPDLRRLLCWIKLEYGDPSVLVVEGGWFSEASVGREDTVAIYLMKSFINQVLQAVKLDGVQVFGYSAWSLVDGYEWNFGYSVRRGLFFINFNQPNRTRSPKTTAQYYRHVISDNGFPSDETSTDVRAHFPCKFHWGIADSTLQVHFFPFSPQFTDPHLYSWNVTGDGSLHPVPGVKLHTRPAQCTDYLAIRGHLRLFESTGASHYRFALNWSLILPQGDRSNVNTEALRYYRCVLTELKNLELEAVVILYHPTHRTSNLGLPEPLHASGGWLKNSTVEAFQDYAALCYQELGAWVRYWITINEPNRLVDVYFSGPERHQAAHNLLLAHAKAWRLYEREYYSQQQALVSLALHADWAQPANPFLETHTVAAERFLLFELGRFLDPLLGTRSEEKHRKGDYPHEMKAYLKERGLHGSPLPNFTETEREELRGALSFIALNHFTTRLVSPHPHAHADFQEKPVPDHDCLILSDPTWPSSSLGQALVPWGLRKMLTWVTERYGRALPIIVTGSGIDDQALVEDKLRQHYLRNYLQEALKAYHLDRVNLQGFYMWKLQDRHGPQFGLFTSKQHQSKAKASIAVYREIITHSGFPNNDTMQPCRFTELHMNCSVCDWMFKNKPMVVFLSCLLITAVMLAALVVFVIITKRNQRQKRERQKTRMNRRRRKEGAQMFLCPAVKY; translated from the exons ATGCAGAACCATCCTTTTCCTCCGACATATTTCTCACTGTCACTCCTGTTGCTGGTGTTGAGTTGGAACCATGCAGTCTGTTTTTCTGGGAAAGGCAGGAGCATCTGGCAGAAGCCTAAACCAAACCCCGTCATCGGCGACGAGTCTTTCCTTCAGGACATCTTCCCCTCGGGATTCCTTTGGGGCTCCGGGACGTCGGCTTTCCAAACAGAAGGAGCCTGGAACTTGGATGGCAAAGGCACCTCCATTTGGGACCACTTCACTCACTCGTCTGGCATTAGTAATTTCACTGGAGACACTGCAGATGTTGCCAGTGACAGCTACAACAACTGGAAAGAAGATGTGGATGCACTGGAATATCTAGGTGTAAGATCATACTGTTTTTCCCTGTCCTGGCCCCGGCTCTTCCCCGATGGCAATGCTGCAGATGAGCCCAATGCAGCGGCTGTGCAGCATTACAGCCGCCTCATCGACAGGCTTCTGGAAAAGAACATCGAACCTATTGTCACCCTTTATCACTGGGACCTGCCACAGGTACTCCAGGAGGAATATGGaggctggaaaaataaaacgTTGGTGGGGCTTTTTGAGGCATATGCTGACTTTTGTTTCCGCACGTTTGGGAGTCGTGTTAGGTACTGGCTAACAATGAATAATCCATACCTGGTGGCCGTGCAAGGGTATGGGACTGGCGTACATGCTCCCGGGGAGAAAGGGGGTCTTTCTGTCTCTCTTATTGTGGCCCACAACCTTATCAGG GCACATGCCAAAGCATGGCACATCTACAACGCTCTCTTCCGTGCCACTCAGAGGGGTAAAGTTTCCATTGTTTTAGGTTCCCACTGGGTTGAGCCTCAAAGAGGCCAGGCTTCAGCCACCAATGTTGCACTCTGTCAGCAGTCAATGGAGGCTGTTCTTGGCTGGTTTGCCAATCCCATCCTTGGTGAGGGAGACTATCCAGTCTCTCTAAAGCAGAAATACGAGCTTCTCTTGCCCAGATTCACTCcagaggagcagctctgggttAGAAAGACGGCTGATTTTTTTGCTCTGTCATTTGGGCCAAACAATCTGCGTTTGGGCAGAAATTTGCTCAACTATGGGCAAACTGTAACACCGGATCTGCGGCGGCTGCTGTGCTGGATAAAGCTGGAGTATGGGGACCCGAGTGTGCTGGTGGTTGAGGGAGGATGGTTCTCTGAGGCCAGTGTGGGAAGGGAAGACACAGTGGCCATTTATCTGATGAAGAGCTTTATCAACCAGGTCTTACAGG CCGTCAAGCTTGATGGTGTGCAGGTGTTTGGTTACTCAGCGTGGTCACTGGTGGATGGATATGAATGGAATTTTGGCTACAGTGTTAGACGAGGCCTGTTCTTTATCAACTTCAACCAACCAAACCGGACCAGGAGCCCAAAGACCACTGCTCAGTACTACAGACACGTTATCTCTGACAACGGTTTCCCAAGTGATGAAACCTCCACTGACGTTAGAGCCCATTTCCCCTGCAAATTTCATTGGGGTATTGCCGACTCTACACTACAG gtccacttctttcctttctccccCCAGTTTACTGATCCTCACCTGTACAGCTGGAACGTGACAGGAGACGGGTCATTGCATCCGGTTCCAGGGGTGAAGCTCCACACCAGACCAGCTCAGTGCACTGATTATTTGGCTATTCGCGGTCATCTTCGCCTGTTTGAGTCCACTGGTGCATCTCATTACCGCTTTGCTCTGAACTGGTCGCTGATTTTACCCCAGGGTGATCGGTCTAATGTCAACACCGAGGCTTTGAG GTACTACCGCTGTGTGCTGACTGAGCTAAAGAACCTGGAACTGGAGGCTGTGGTTATCTTGTACCACCCGACACACAGAACGTCAAACCTGGGTTTGCCCGAGCCGCTCCATGCCTCTGGAGGCTggttaaagaacagcacagtgGAAGCGTTTCAAGACTATGCAGCTCTTTGCTACCAGGAACTAGGTGCTTGGGTCCGATATTGGATCACCATTAATGAACCAAACAGACTAGTAGATGTTTATTTTAGCGGGCCAGAGAGACATCAAGCGGCTCATAACCTCCTTTTAGCTCATGCAAAAGCCTGGAGGTTGTATGAGAGAGAATATTACAGCCAACAGCAAGCACTGGTGTCACTCGCTTTACATGCTGACTGGGCACAACCCGCCAACCCCTTCCTAGAAACACATACAGTGGCTGCAGAGAGATTCCTTCTGTTTGAACTTGGTCGTTTTCTTGACCCACTGCTTGGAACTAGAAGTGAGGAGAAGCATAGGAAGGGGGACTACCCACATGAAATGAAGGCATACCTGAAGGAGAGAGGTCTCCATGGATCTCCTCTTCCTAATTTTACTGAGACTGAGAGGGAGGAGCTGAGAGGTGCATTGAGTTTTATCGCCCTAAACCATTTTACTACACGTTTGGTTTCTCCTCATCCCCATGCACATGCAGATTTTCAGGAGAAACCAGTCCCTGATCATGATTGTTTGATCCTCTCTGACCCCACCTGGCCCTCCTCCAGCCTGGGACAGGCTCTGGTGCCCTGGGGTCTACGGAAGATGCTGACATGGGTGACTGAGAGATATGGTAGAGCTTTGCCTATCATTGTCACGGGAAGCGGGATTGATGACCAGGCTCTTGTTGAAGATAAACTCAGACAGCACTACCTCAGAAACTATCTGCAGGAGGCACTCAAAG CATACCATCTTGATCGAGTTAACTTGCAGGGCTTCTACATGTGGAAGCTCCAAGATCGACATGGCCCCCAGTTTGGCCTCTTCACCTCAAAACAACACCAATCCAAAGCCAAGGCCTCCATTGCTGTATACAGAGAAATCATTACCCACAGTGGTTTCCCCAACAATGACACAATGCAGCCGTGCAGGTTTACTGAGCTGCACATGAATTGCTCTGTATGTGATTGGATGTTCAAGAACAAACCAATGGTCGTATTCTTGAGCTGCCTCCTAATAACGGCTGTCATGCTGGCAGCCCTTGTTGTCTTTGTCATCATCACTAAGCGAAATCAGAgacaaaaaagagagagacagaagaCCAGAATGAACCggagaaggagaaaggaaggagcaCAAATGTTTTTGTGTCCTGCTGTTAAATACTAA